ACGTCATGACGGCAGGAGGGCAAGCAGGGCGTGGGGCAGGATGCCGCCGTGCCGGTAGTAGTCGGCCCCGGTGGGGATGTCGAGCCGTACCTGTGCGGTCAACTTCTGCGAGGTGCTGGGACCTTGGGCCTCGACCGTGACCTTGCGGGGCAGCTCGGCCAGTCTGCGGATGGTGTAGGTTTCCTCGCCCGTCAGGCCAGCAGTCGTGCGCTTGGCCCGGGGGCGAACTGCAGCGGCAGGGCGCCCATGCCGATCAGCTTGGAGCGGTGGATGCGCTCGAACGACTCGGCGAGCACGGCTTTGACGCCGAGCAGCGCGATGCCCTCGGCGGCCCAGTCCCGCGACGAGCCGGAGCCGTACTCCTTGCCGGCGAGGACCAGCAGCGGGACGCCCTCGGTGGCGCACGGCGCCGCCGCCTTGTAGATGGTGGTCTGCTCGTGTGCCCGGGCGACTGCCGTGCCGATCTCACCCCAGGTCAAGGGCATCGCGCCGGCAGCCCGGCTGCCGATGCGTCAATCCGCGGACATCGGGGTGCTGTTCGGTGTCGGTTCTCCGCGGATCAGGCGAGCCTGATGGTGCCGTCCGTGACGGTGATGTCCGTCGACGGCAGGGGGCGGGGCGCCGGGCCCGAGATGACCTTGCCGTCCGCGATGGCGAACCTGCTCTTGTGGCAGGGGCACACGATCGCGCCGTTCTCCACCGAGGTGACGGTGCAGCCCTGATGCGTGCAGACCGCCGAAAACGCCTTGAAGTCGCCCTCGGTCGGCTGGGTGACGACCACTTTCGCGTCCCGGTCGACAAGGCCGCCTCCCACGGGGACGTCGGACGCCTTGCCCAGCGCCGCGCCGCCACCGGAGGTACCGGAAGGGGCGGCGGACGGTTCACCGCTCTGGGACGGGGGCGATCCGTCCTGCCCGGGGCTCAGGTCCGGTCCCCTTTCCTTCTCCTTGGTGCCGCACGCGGACAGTGCGGCCGCGAGGCCGGCGGCTCCCGCCCCCGCCATGACGTTGCGGCGGGTGCGAGGTCCGGCGATGCCGGAGGGCTCGGCCATGAGTCACTTCCTGTCACTCGGATCGAATCGGGCGGGCGAGGCGGCGCCGCCCGGTATCGGGAGGTGAACGCTCAGTCCACCGTAGCGATCGACGGCAGCCCTGATCGCGGGATTCCGGTGGACGTCGCGTCGCACTTCGGCCATTTCCGGAACGGTCACGGAACTGCGGGCAGTCCACCTCCCGCGGCATGCTCACAATGCTGCGCAGGAGGTGTCAAGGGTGTCCCGCCCGGTCGCTCCGACGGGGTTTGGGGACCGTATGTTCAACTGGCACGAGGCCGCAGTTGAACGTACGCATGGGCGGTACCGAATATTGATCGCCTGCCTGACGTCGGGTCATAGTGCTGTGCGGTGAGGACGAGCCGTGGGCCCGGGGAGCCGAATTCCACCCGGCGCGCCGGTCTTTGAGGACTTCCGTTCTCCCGCCGTTCTGCTTTTCTGCCCGCGCTCCGGCAGGGGGTTTTCATGACCGTGCGAGAGACGACGTACGTCGAATGGTCCGCGCCATGCTGCAACTGACCGACGTGGACGTGGCGGCACTCCTGGAGAAGACCGATGTCGTCGGCACCGTGCGTGAGGTGTTCCTGGCGCACGCGGCGGGCCGCACCGTGCTTCCCGAGGAGAGCTGCCTGCGGTGGACCAACGACGAGGGCGAGTCCTGCCGCAGCCTCAACATGCCTGGTCTGGTGGAGATCGACGGCCGACGGTTCGCCGGCACGAAAATCATCAACGCGAGCCTGGGCAATCCCGCTCGGGGGCTGGCCCGTGCCGGTGGCCTGATCCTCCTCTTCGACCTCACCACCGCCCGGCCGGTGTGCGCCCTGGACGCGGCCCACATCTCCGCCGGGCGCACCGCGGCGGTCAGCGTGCTCGCCACCGAACTGCTGTGGGCGGCACCCGCGCGGGCCGTCGCCGTCGTCGGAGCCGGAGCACTGGCCGAAGCCCACCTGGACCTGGCGTTGCGCCGATGGCCCTCGGTCCGGCGGGTGCGGATCCACGACCGGGTCCGGGAACGCGCGGCGGCCCTCGCCGAACGCCTCGGGGACACGCACCGCACGGTCGCCTTCCACGTCACAGCCACCGCGGAGCAGGCGGTGCGCGAGGCGGATCTCGTCATCCCCGTGACCACCACGACCAGCGGCTACATTCCCGCCGACTGGATCGCCGAGGGGGCCGTCGTCGTCAACGTGTCGCTCGACGACCTCACCCCCGAGGCGCTGAGCGCAGCCGACCAGGTTGTCGTGGACGACTGGAGCCTGGTGGCGGCCGACACCACCCGGATCCTCGGCAGGATGCACCGTGCCGGGGACGTCCTGCCGCCACCGCGTCACCGCGACCCGCAGGGTGCCCGGCCCCGGCCCGCTGTCGAGGTCACCGCCGAACTGTGCGACCTCGTCGGCGGATCCGCGGCCGGCCGCACCTCCGCCACGGACCGCGTCATCGTCAACCCCTTCGGCATGTCCCTGCACGACGTGGCGGTGGCGGGAAGGATCTATCAGGAATTCTTGACATAGCCAGCTCCTGCTCTGACCGGCGACGTCACGGAACGAACCGTCATCGCCCGGTGGGGAGTGCGAAGCAGCGTTCGCTACGGCAGCGCAGAGCACACAGCAATCGGATTTTGTGCGGATGTCGATGTCGAAGGATCGCGACCGATGGTGCCCGGAAACGGGCCGACTCGTCGGCAGCACCTTCTCAACGGGCCGAAGAGAACTTCTCGACGGCGTATCCGGAAATTCGCCGCATCATGGCATGAGAGGAACACCAGAATGGACAGGCTGGAACTCGACCCGGCGGAGATCAGCGCGGTCGACGAACTCCTCGACGAGTGCGCGGACGCTTTCGCCACCCTCGACACCGAGGACGCCCTGCACCGGGCCACCGTGCTCGCCCACGAACTCCCCAACAGGATCCGCCTCCACCTCAACGCCTTCCGCCTGGAACAGCTCTCGGGCGTCCTGTGCGTCTCCGGCTACCGCGTCGACCAGACACGGCTGGGACCCACC
This window of the Streptomyces sp. SAI-127 genome carries:
- a CDS encoding ornithine cyclodeaminase, which encodes MLQLTDVDVAALLEKTDVVGTVREVFLAHAAGRTVLPEESCLRWTNDEGESCRSLNMPGLVEIDGRRFAGTKIINASLGNPARGLARAGGLILLFDLTTARPVCALDAAHISAGRTAAVSVLATELLWAAPARAVAVVGAGALAEAHLDLALRRWPSVRRVRIHDRVRERAAALAERLGDTHRTVAFHVTATAEQAVREADLVIPVTTTTSGYIPADWIAEGAVVVNVSLDDLTPEALSAADQVVVDDWSLVAADTTRILGRMHRAGDVLPPPRHRDPQGARPRPAVEVTAELCDLVGGSAAGRTSATDRVIVNPFGMSLHDVAVAGRIYQEFLT
- a CDS encoding Rieske (2Fe-2S) protein, whose protein sequence is MAEPSGIAGPRTRRNVMAGAGAAGLAAALSACGTKEKERGPDLSPGQDGSPPSQSGEPSAAPSGTSGGGAALGKASDVPVGGGLVDRDAKVVVTQPTEGDFKAFSAVCTHQGCTVTSVENGAIVCPCHKSRFAIADGKVISGPAPRPLPSTDITVTDGTIRLA